One Candidatus Poribacteria bacterium genomic window, GAATTGATTGGGGTCGAAGTCAGGCTGTAGTTCGTAGATGAACCTATCAACAATCGGTCGTCCTGGTTGTAGTTCCTTGAGCGGCTCGAGCCATGTCCGAAGTGAGGCTGACATAGCATCCTCCAGTTCCTTGCCGTTTTGTCTTTCTTCTGGCTTACAATCTATGTGATAACGGTATCCGATCTTCCACTGCGGCTTATGAACCTTGGTAATGAGTAACTTGTATTCGTCCAACGGAAACGCGCCCTCCGAATGCCCTGTCGTTACGAATCCATGTACTACGGGCGTGACACTGAAGGGGAGGGATACTACCAGCAGCATACTGAAGATATATCTCATTTTTTTCAAAACTTTCATACAATAGTCCTCATAATCCTACTGCCAAATCAGTATTTTGCCAGTTGCGCTGAAGTTGCCAGCGGCAAAAAAGTCGTTACCGTGTGTATTCTTGTGCGAAACTTGGCGACAGGGAACTCCTGAAAACAGAAGCAAGAGAAAGATCGGAAACAGTGTTGACATCTTCTTTGCGCCGCGGTAGTTCAGGAAACATGTTGATAATGGCGATGTGATTAGCTGCACGTGCGATGTCGAGTTCATTGCTGCTTCATTGCTCCCCAGGTCGTTGTGAGATTAGTTCCAGGTGCAACGTCGAGGGGTGTATGGTCTTGCTTGTTTTTGGGAAACATGTTGATAATGGCGATATGATTAGCTGCATGTGCGGTGTCGAGAGGTATCTGACCTTGTTTGTTCTTGAGTGAGGGCTTGATGTCCTCATGAGCGAGTAAGGCTTGGACGATCTCCACCTTTTCATACATGACAGCATAGTGCAGCGCAGTCATTCCACCTACATCCTGTGCATTGATGTCAATGGCGGGGTCATCCTCAAGTAATTGCAGTGCATATTCAGGAGGATTGTGTTTGGTCTCAAAGATAAACGGGTATCTGGGCTCGCAACCACCTGTCGTTCTTCCGTACTCTACAGAAACGTAGTCATCAAAGAAACAATCACCTGGAGCAAGGTTTTCATGATGGTATTTATAAAGCCAGATGATGCCACGCTTGTCGTCTTCGCCGATGGTTAGCGGGTTATCGTCAAGCAATGCTGCCATCACTGATGCTGGCTGCGTGCCTATTGTCTGCTTCAACCCACCTAGACTAGGCAGAGCGTCAGGATGAACAACATAAGTATCAAGCAAACCGAAGGCATGCCCAAACTCATGGGTAAGGACAGCGAGCATCATAGGCGTAACTTCTGTCGTCCCCATTCGCATGACTACCATAGGTGGGAAAAGCTCCCCTATCCGAGCAAAGGATGTGGGGGCTAGTGTGCACTCGAAAGTCACCCGCAGATCGATGTCTCCGAATTCCTCTCTCAATATCTCTCTTATTCTGTCCACGTCTTCAGGTTGATTGCGGTCGAATTGATTGAATTGATTGGGGTCAAAGTCAGGCTGTAGTTCATAGACGAACCTATCAACAATCGGTCGTCCTGGTTGTAGTTCCTTGAGCGGCTCGAGCCAGCTCCGAAGTGAGGCTGACATAGCATCCTCCAGTTCCTTGCCGTTTTGTCTTTCTTCTGGCTTACAATCTATGTGATAACGGTATCCGATCTTCCACTGCGGTTTGAAAATATGGGGCATCAACACTTTCACTTCAAGGTGATGCGGTGAAAAGCCGTCTGTCGCGAATCCATGTACTACGGGCGTGCCGCTGAAGAGCAGGGGCACTACCAGCAGCACACCGAAGATATATCTCATTTTTTTCAAAACTTTCATACAACAGTCCTCATCATCCTACTGCCAAATCAGTATTTTGTCAGTTGCGCTGAAGTTGCCAGCGGCAAAAAAAGTCGTCTATTTTGGAGAAAAATGCTGTAATCTATGTCAGAAACGTTTTTGGGTAAGATGGGAACTTCCTTTTTTAGAAGGAGGCTTGAAAGAGTGCGACCATATCGGTTTCCGTACACGCCCGCGGATTAAATTTGTGACAATGATCCAGCATAGCATCTGCTGCGAGTTTTGGAATCTTTCCGCGATCTAAGCCTGCAGCCCCAAGTCCCGCGGGCATATTCAATTCCGTATTAAACGCCCTAATCTTATCAATAGCAGCGTTCCCCGCTTCGTCAATATCCATGTCAGTGGTGTCTATGCCTAAGGTGCGTGCGACTTCAGCGTACTTCTCGCTGGCGTGAGAGAAGTTAAATTCCATAACGGGCGGCAGGAGGATAGCGTTTGCGACACCGTGCGGGATGGGTGCGTCTGTTGAGAGCTGATGCGCTAACGA contains:
- a CDS encoding ankyrin repeat domain-containing protein produces the protein MKVLKKMRYIFGVLLVVPLLFSGTPVVHGFATDGFSPHHLEVKVLMPHIFKPQWKIGYRYHIDCKPEERQNGKELEDAMSASLRSWLEPLKELQPGRPIVDRFVYELQPDFDPNQFNQFDRNQPEDVDRIREILREEFGDIDLRVTFECTLAPTSFARIGELFPPMVVMRMGTTEVTPMMLAVLTHEFGHAFGLLDTYVVHPDALPSLGGLKQTIGTQPASVMAALLDDNPLTIGEDDKRGIIWLYKYHHENLAPGDCFFDDYVSVEYGRTTGGCEPRYPFIFETKHNPPEYALQLLEDDPAIDINAQDVGGMTALHYAVMYEKVEIVQALLAHEDIKPSLKNKQGQIPLDTAHAANHIAIINMFPKNKQDHTPLDVAPGTNLTTTWGAMKQQ